Below is a window of Phaseolus vulgaris cultivar G19833 unplaced genomic scaffold, P. vulgaris v2.0 scaffold_1160, whole genome shotgun sequence DNA.
TTAGAAACTATGTCAAGGAACTCTAGAAAAATGATGATCCTCTCATACCCTGAAGTCATAATGTACTTATAGAAGAAAGATTCAACTAAACCTTCCTACTTTCCTTAATTCTAGGAGTTTGATACTTGACCTTGAAGAATTATAGCTATCTTTTAACAACCAAATAATCAACTTCGATTACTTAGTTGTTAAACTCTTCCTATATTGGCAACGATATTCTTGGACATACGTGTTTATACTCGGTCGTAAACCGATGCCCTTGTGAGAATCGTTCCTTTCAACCATGTTAACTTTAATGCTGAGTAGGAAACCATGCACGTGTCATTTCAAACCCGATAGCCTATTTCGTAGgtccaaaaatatattataggtGTAAAAAATCATAGCAAGACAATTGAAAAGAAAAGCTCATGTTTAactaaaaatgtttaaaagagCAATGTACACTGCTTTAGGTGTCAAAACCATAACTACAACAATTCCATTTCCTTTTATTCTATCCAAGGATTCACAAATCATAAATATTCCtggttaataataataaaatggaaCACAAATATAGTAAAAATTTATCTCTAGGTGATACAAAACGTATAGTACAGAGGTTTATTTAAAAACACCTTTATCTCTTGTGGATGCTTCTTGGTTGAGATCTGAAAATCTCAAACCAACTTGCGTTGAAAGCCTCAAGAATTTTTGGGCACATCTGAGAACACAAGTTTCCTCTTGCTTGGTCAGGGATTTCCGATAAAATGTATCGACACATTCGTTGAAGCATCTCTCCACTACTGAATTATACATCCTTAGACTGCAATTTTGTTGGAGCAGAGAATAAATCAACAACAAAATCCACCGTATGCAACAAGGCGGAATAAAACTCCTACATTCACATCTTTGCAACTTTTAACTCAAACTGAAAAATAAGTATAGTGTCAATGTATTATGCAACATAACATTTGTGCAACTCCTCAAGAATCAAAGTCACAATTTATGACTAGATTTATCATTCCCAATAATACATAATTTCCACTCTGAAATTCAATAGATAGTATATCCACTAGGCACATGTTAAGAATACAATGTCAAATACCAGAAACACAACGTAGATCATAGTTTCGAAACTTCACACAAGATTTAAAGCATCAATGTTCACTCAtttaaacaacaataaaaagtaaaaaaacacAACAAAAGAATCAGAGTCAGTATTTTCCCCTAACAGGAAAAATTGCGATTCATTTAAAGCACACAAATCCACCTACACATACATGCATCCAATTCTGAACCATGGATTTATCATTCAATCTGACTAAGGGAACTAGATCACACACATGAACATCTCATTAGAACTAAACAACGgagtgtaaaataaataaataaatcaatgaAAATAATTGTTCATTTACCTGTCTCGGAATTGTAGCTGGTCTACCATGGTGGACATTCTTTCCTT
It encodes the following:
- the LOC137817777 gene encoding mitochondrial import inner membrane translocase subunit Tim9-like, yielding MDKKIISDLDNCPEEDKERMSTMVDQLQFRDSLRMYNSVVERCFNECVDTFYRKSLTKQEETCVLRCAQKFLRLSTQVGLRFSDLNQEASTRDKGVFK